A stretch of the Cellulomonas sp. WB94 genome encodes the following:
- a CDS encoding ATP-binding protein, producing the protein MQGIQGAAVVLAGLLGLVTGGGAALAFRFSERAQHTVPEQPLPELDEGLVRVLAVLRSAAVVLDADDRVVRASPPAYALGVVNDGRIVHAAIRDLIADVRRTGAIRDEELELPRGPLGRGTLMLQVRVAHVGPDHLLVLAEDRTQARRLEAIRRDFVVNISHELKTPVGALSLLAETVQDAADDPDAVRRFAGQMRKEATRLSALVHEIIELSRLQVAGALEEISAIDIDAVIAESVDRARTNASAKNMVFDVGGASGAVVFGDHGLLVTAVRNLLDNAVAYSPEGTHVGVGVRIVEGLVEIAVVDQGIGIAADEQDRVFERFYRVDPARSRDTGGTGLGLSIVKHVAADHGGDVTVWSRPGRGSTFTLRLPQAVVPEHDEGLDGPAQTGATP; encoded by the coding sequence GTGCAAGGAATCCAAGGCGCGGCGGTCGTTCTCGCGGGGCTGCTCGGGCTCGTGACCGGCGGAGGTGCCGCGCTCGCGTTCCGTTTCAGCGAGCGCGCGCAGCACACCGTGCCGGAGCAGCCTCTCCCCGAGCTCGACGAGGGGCTCGTCCGCGTGCTCGCGGTGCTGCGCTCGGCGGCGGTCGTCCTCGACGCCGACGACCGGGTCGTCCGCGCGAGCCCGCCCGCCTATGCGCTCGGCGTCGTGAACGACGGCCGGATCGTGCACGCCGCGATCCGCGACCTCATCGCGGACGTGCGCCGCACCGGGGCGATCCGCGACGAGGAGCTCGAGCTGCCGCGCGGCCCGCTCGGCCGCGGCACCCTGATGCTGCAGGTCCGGGTCGCGCACGTCGGCCCCGATCACCTGCTCGTGCTCGCCGAGGACCGCACCCAGGCGCGCCGGCTCGAGGCCATCCGCCGCGACTTCGTGGTGAACATCTCCCACGAGCTCAAGACGCCGGTCGGTGCGCTGTCGCTGCTCGCGGAGACTGTCCAGGACGCCGCAGACGACCCCGACGCGGTCCGCCGGTTCGCGGGCCAGATGCGCAAGGAGGCGACCCGGCTCTCGGCGCTGGTCCACGAGATCATCGAGCTGTCGCGGCTGCAGGTCGCCGGAGCGCTCGAGGAGATCTCAGCGATCGACATCGATGCGGTCATCGCCGAGTCGGTGGATCGTGCGCGGACGAACGCGAGCGCGAAGAACATGGTCTTCGACGTCGGCGGTGCGTCGGGGGCTGTCGTGTTCGGCGACCACGGCCTCCTCGTCACCGCGGTGCGCAACCTGCTGGACAACGCCGTCGCCTACTCGCCCGAGGGCACCCATGTGGGCGTCGGGGTGCGGATCGTCGAGGGTCTCGTCGAGATCGCGGTCGTGGACCAGGGGATCGGGATCGCCGCGGACGAGCAGGACCGGGTGTTCGAGCGGTTCTACCGGGTCGACCCTGCGCGGTCCCGGGACACCGGCGGCACGGGCCTCGGCCTGAGTATCGTCAAGCACGTCGCTGCTGATCACGGCGGTGACGTGACCGTCTGGTCGAGACCCGGACGGGGCTCGACCTTCACCCTGCGACTGCCCCAGGCGGTCGTACCCGAGCACGACGAGGGCCTCGACGGCCCCGCGCAGACAGGAGCCACCCCGTGA
- a CDS encoding response regulator transcription factor, which produces MTRILLVEDEESYRDPLTYQLTREGFEVVTAATGPEALVAWEDGGADLVLLDLMLPGMSGTEVCRWLRARSDVPVIMLTAKDGEIDKVVGLELGADDYVTKPYSFRELLARVRAVLRRGSIGTAEPVTEPDDGTLEVGPVRLDVERHTVHVHGELVAFPLKEFDLLELLMRNAGRVLTRGQLIDRVWGSDYVGDTKTLDVHVKRVRAKIETDPANPVLLQTVRGLGYKLADVAAS; this is translated from the coding sequence GTGACCCGCATCCTCCTGGTCGAGGACGAGGAGTCGTACCGCGATCCGCTGACCTACCAGCTGACGCGCGAGGGCTTCGAGGTCGTGACCGCGGCGACGGGCCCCGAGGCGCTGGTCGCGTGGGAGGACGGCGGCGCCGACCTCGTGCTCCTGGACCTGATGCTGCCGGGGATGTCGGGGACCGAGGTGTGCCGGTGGCTGCGCGCGCGCAGCGACGTGCCGGTCATCATGCTCACCGCGAAGGACGGCGAGATCGACAAGGTCGTCGGCCTCGAGCTCGGCGCGGACGACTACGTGACGAAGCCCTACTCGTTCCGCGAGCTGCTGGCCCGGGTGCGGGCGGTCCTGCGCCGGGGCTCGATCGGGACAGCCGAGCCCGTGACCGAGCCCGACGACGGCACGCTCGAGGTCGGTCCGGTCCGCCTGGACGTCGAGCGGCACACGGTCCACGTGCACGGGGAGCTCGTCGCGTTCCCGCTCAAGGAGTTCGACCTGCTCGAGCTGCTGATGCGCAACGCCGGCCGTGTGCTGACCCGCGGGCAGCTCATCGACCGCGTGTGGGGGTCGGACTACGTGGGGGACACCAAGACCCTCGACGTGCACGTCAAGCGCGTGCGCGCCAAGATCGAGACCGACCCCGCGAACCCCGTCCTGCTGCAGACGGTCCGGGGCCTCGGCTACAAGCTCGCCGACGTCGCAGCGTCCTGA
- the pstS gene encoding phosphate ABC transporter substrate-binding protein PstS, which translates to MKVRQFARLASLAGVVLVSSLTLAACGSDNNAVAGESSAAPTAGTATSAAAAPAVDCGTGGTINAEGSSAQKNAIEQAIASFADVCPDITVNYNPTGSGAGITQFTAAQVDFAGSDSALNADKGEVAAAAARCAANPAWNLPMVTGPIAVAYNLAGVDKLVLNAEVTAKIFRGEIATWNDPAIAALNTGVTLPSDAIHVFFRSDESGTTDNFTKYLKAASNGAWTDEHAKAWPKSGAGEGREKSAGVAEGVKTTPGGISYVEWSYAKDNKLGIAQIDNGSGAVELNAESVGKAVASAKAAGEGNDLQLKLDYATTEAGAYPIILVTYEIVCSKGLDANLTTGVKAFLTHFASADVQKSLVDIGYAPLPAEVQANVEKAIAAIA; encoded by the coding sequence GTGAAGGTTCGGCAGTTCGCACGACTGGCCAGTCTGGCCGGCGTCGTGCTCGTCTCGTCGCTGACGCTCGCGGCCTGTGGGTCCGACAACAACGCCGTCGCAGGCGAGAGCTCGGCGGCCCCGACGGCGGGCACGGCGACCTCGGCCGCCGCGGCGCCCGCTGTCGACTGCGGCACCGGCGGAACGATCAACGCTGAGGGCTCGTCGGCGCAGAAGAACGCGATCGAGCAGGCCATCGCGTCGTTCGCCGACGTGTGCCCCGACATCACCGTGAACTACAACCCGACCGGCTCCGGTGCGGGGATCACGCAGTTCACCGCGGCGCAGGTCGACTTCGCCGGCTCGGACTCGGCGCTCAACGCCGACAAGGGTGAGGTCGCCGCCGCGGCTGCCCGCTGCGCCGCCAACCCGGCCTGGAACCTGCCGATGGTGACCGGCCCGATCGCGGTCGCGTACAACCTCGCGGGCGTCGACAAGCTGGTCCTGAACGCCGAGGTCACCGCGAAGATCTTCCGCGGCGAGATCGCGACTTGGAACGACCCGGCGATCGCCGCGCTCAACACGGGCGTCACGCTGCCGTCGGACGCGATCCACGTCTTCTTCCGCTCGGACGAGTCGGGCACGACCGACAACTTCACGAAGTACCTCAAGGCCGCCTCGAACGGCGCCTGGACCGACGAGCACGCCAAGGCGTGGCCGAAGTCGGGTGCCGGTGAGGGTCGCGAGAAGTCCGCTGGTGTGGCCGAGGGCGTCAAGACGACCCCCGGTGGCATCTCCTACGTCGAGTGGTCCTACGCCAAGGACAACAAGCTGGGCATCGCCCAGATCGACAACGGCTCCGGTGCTGTCGAGCTGAACGCCGAGTCGGTCGGCAAGGCTGTGGCCTCGGCGAAGGCGGCCGGTGAGGGCAACGACCTGCAGCTCAAGCTCGACTACGCGACCACGGAGGCCGGGGCGTACCCGATCATCCTGGTGACGTACGAGATCGTCTGCTCGAAGGGCCTGGACGCGAACCTCACGACCGGCGTCAAGGCGTTCCTCACGCACTTCGCCTCGGCGGACGTGCAGAAGAGCCTCGTCGACATCGGCTACGCGCCGCTGCCCGCCGAGGTCCAGGCGAACGTCGAGAAGGCCATCGCGGCCATCGCCTGA